A single window of Leishmania panamensis strain MHOM/PA/94/PSC-1 chromosome 35 sequence DNA harbors:
- a CDS encoding hypothetical protein (TriTrypDB/GeneDB-style sysID: LpmP.35.2680), with protein MSADADATPTDPFLKPRRSPKTSRSSAINDSAMLVEVVDAGQTTSSSSVAAAALFAARLRPSVTVATGASTSPRDTLTPLASSAATSRGAAAIMPHTRKRKRPAAESASAGSSTSTTAAPPLAQKRQEAAQRKSEPSRRTGGAARTAMDHGQHSKYSSDEDALGGATVAGGGDDAEGYGSGEDGEGDAEERALVATASSLMAGQGAFATTSAVSATPHPWLVTDAFHVCLWYVLRYAGSALSAEDLWSCRALVSLTAVEATEKAHAGECGLLKGAISGTAGAERMTAAFAAERAPGTSMQSDGWDWTGSEESELLLRLLLRKSHSFTARHLELRYGDWLHVQSALNALTQRRFLWWATKGASLDSAADGVGTVPLHGAEEEAATDLTETPLTPDDELTEMAPSQLVKHYDGARVARLLLNSCDEGRTQCSHAAAIGESMPTFGSMEAVIRVAQAVRVTEFRTFLTMLRHRSKARAAMDESAQEGDECITTSSIISTSASTLGISENIVCKDGGAGRDVVAEQASVLRLKSCGRAADIACARPRQMSDNSLYDVIPGRKRDMIRYLVERRYSVWAPSSTVKGSPEVSATPNTVAMDTTVPSYDAPCTAPHALCSAPLIASPALRGAVRCTSASVGATSRPLFRRCFRTVAEEADAVAQCWDRVIGSVYVPHSGLKQHLTWMTELFHVLSSNHGAGMMSEKGAKSVVATMTVATPPTLLMTRPQLLLLLQTLRAARRQERPSLPESSLSTAAHLNSNVFAESVPYALLPRWFSPPPVAKATRAVPRPCRQLDRGIPSNGGAGNTMESQPCPDVSVEPNDDESNAMDDIVYTTHLFRAFGAAGDDVAAQTFATPPRVRLFASPAILQEYRRALSIQRKLYYATDGATTAAQRHRGKSRTFVSCMYDTVMAAVHAGVAAVKQHPLHARSASSASFVSGEMRHFVSMYPPALPVVSDTAPSPKLSTPSVTVSLESLVYQQGCYAEHLLTFTPLYRWFACLELLFPLLQSGQRYSDANACLHHLLYEPIFVLHHLPVSGSRSPISPVTYAFCFKPHKRGKWLARMAQNLSHQKRYAEALAVLEECQAGYHELASHAMGDARLAPAAAAVGNGVYVASAKWLPCDVMTNSTAAALCDVLMGNRSPTSESALPLKVQRRGRMLRVLWGAAAAASVLPAANNSTTSLPQAEKPSPVSLALLHAAWEYVRDRYCRRQDRLTLERLLAVVHRKVHQWTSLAAHRDLATRSLVDVAVRHVGGVRDALNRILWREPSVQAHGLTTTSTGGVVRAAKSMTPSEVRNPQHHPALPVELFVLQHYLNRWNGASSTTATAAGLATVPQHRRRNDTMATDPPKGETERSDGIGDVKVASMWCGEHCEGQWIACFARAFLWDCYWSFPPVFFPLDGFPVNACDHKSNRPPLQTCPTHGVLWLSAFQDGPLDLATPIQFLWRRRALVEARLAKLERCTREELVDFVAARIKVAGNTEGARPSKARARGRDTEVEAPRAEDDVVQRADEDEGYSGDEERERHRHSRDEGGRSPRRPRYTARVEERCCVSNDENSVRIASSFSATPLLFTEFTTPSLLLGQVGREASAEMERVGLMRESGDASLSSCSSTLAIPEAWKVPVGSLPLLDILRAIPLEPLWRLLRCLYLSPVTEGVPLEFSGFPDLVFWRTGGCGGGNYRYAAIQPSAEESSTVLRASFCLMEVKSPNDCLSTKQIAVNDLLRRCGFEVFVVHVDEVHDDGRRVSTKCIR; from the coding sequence ATGAGCGCTGATGCCGATGCGACTCCGACGGATCCGTTCTTGAAGCCTCGAAGGAGCCCCAAGACGAGCCGCTCAAGCGCTATCAATGATAGCGCCATGCTAGTGGAGGTCGTGGACGCCGGCCAGACAACTTCATCCTCTTCtgtagcagctgctgcactgttCGCCGCACGCCTTCGGCCTTCCGTGACCGTCGCCACAGGAGCAAGTACAAGTCCACGGGATACTCTGACACCTCTAGCTAGCAGTGCGGCGACATCTAGAGGTGCTGCCGCAATCATGCCCCATACCCGCAAGCGAAAGAGACCGGCAGCGGAATCGGCGTCCGCAGGGTCCTCTACTTCgacaacggcggcgccaccgttgGCGCAGAAGCGACAAGAGGCTGCCCAGCGAAAAAGCGAACCGTCCCGTCGTacaggcggcgccgctcgtACAGCCATGGATCATGGCCAACACTCTAAGTATAGTAGCGATGAGGACGCACTTGGTGGTGCCACAGTGGCTGGGggtggcgacgacgcagaggGCTACGGGTCCGGCGAggatggagagggggacgcCGAGGAAAGGGCACTTGTCGCCACTGCCAGCTCTTTGATGGCAGGCCAAGGCGCATTTGCTACCACCTCAGCTGTCTCTGCAACGCCTCACCCCTGGCTCGTCACCGATGCGTTTCATGTGTGTCTTTGGTATGTGCTGCGGTATGCAGGAAGCGCCTTGAGCGCGGAGGACCTCTGGTCGTGTCGAGCCCTGGTCTCCTTAACGGCAGTCGAGGCCACTGAAAAGGCACACGCAGGAGAGTGCGGACTTCTCAAAGGCGCCATCTCTGGCACGGCAGGCGCTGAACGTATGACAGCGGCGTTTGCTGCAGAACGAGCACCAGGCACGAGCATGCAATCAGACGGCTGGGATTGGACTGGAAGTGAGGAGTCGGAGTTGCTTCTTAGGCTTCTCCTGCGCAAGTCGCACAGCTTCACCGCACGCCACCTCGAGCTCCGCTACGGAGACTGGCTTCACGTACAGTCTGCCCTAAACGCGCTGACCCAACGACGCTTTCTCTGGTGGGCCACAAAGGGGGCCTCACTCGACTCGGCCGCCGATGGTGTTGGGACTGTGCCTCTGCATGGcgctgaggaggaagcgGCTACAGACTTGACGGAAACCCCCTTGACACCGGACGATGAGCTCACAGAAATGGCGCCATCACAGCTGGTGAAGCACTACGACGGGGCACGAGTTGCGCGACTTCTATTGAACTCTTGCGATGAAGGCAGGACGCAGTGTAGtcacgccgctgccatcggcGAGTCAATGCCGACCTTCGGCAGCATGGAGGCAGTCATTCGTGTGGCGCAGGCGGTCCGCGTAACTGAGTTTCGGACGTTTCTGACGATGTTGCGTCACCGCAGCAAAGCACGGGCTGCAATGGATGAATCTGCTCAAGAGGGTGATGAGTGCATCACCACGAGCTCTAtcatctccacctcggcATCCACCCTCGGCATTTCAGAAAACATTGTCTGCAAggatggtggtgctggcaggGATGTGGTAGCGGAACAAGCCTCTGTGCTACGCTTaaagagctgcggcagggcGGCCGATATTGCCTGTGCGCGGCCGAGGCAGATGAGTGATAACAGTCTGTACGACGTGATACCGGGACGTAAGCGAGACATGATTCGCTACCTCGTAGAGAGGCGATACTCCGTGTGGGCGCCATCAAGCACCGTCAAAGGTTCACCAGAAGTGTCGGCGACTCCAAATACCGTAGCTATGGACACAACGGTACCTTCGTACGACGCGCCTTGTACAGCGCCGCATGCCCTCTGCTCTGCACCGTTGATCGCCAGTCCTGCCCTACGAGGTGCAGTTCGTTGCACCAGTGCCTCTGTTGGTGCCACTAGTCGGCCCCTATTTCGCCGATGCTTCCGGACTGtggctgaggaggcggacgCGGTGGCCCAATGTTGGGATCGTGTTATCGGTTCCGTCTATGTTCCCCACTCAGGACTTAAACAACATCTTACGTGGATGACAGAGCTATTCCACGTGTTGAGCTCTAACCACGGTGCTGGAATGATGAGCGAGAAAGGTGCGAAGTCAGTAGTGGCCACAATGACGGTAGCTACTCCGCCAACACTGCTGATGACACggccgcagctcctgctccttcTACAGACGCTCCGTGCCGCGCGTCGCCAGGAGCGGCCGAGCTTGCCTGAGTCGTCATTATCTACCGCGGCACACCTAAACTCGAACGTCTTCGCGGAGAGCGTTCCGTATGCCCTTCTGCCACGGTGGTtttcaccaccgccggtAGCAAAGGCGACAAGAGCAGTGCCACGTCCATGCCGACAGCTGGACAGAGGCATCCCCTCTAATGGAGGTGCAGGAAACACGATGGAGAGCCAGCCTTGCCCTGATGTTTCAGTGGAGCCGAACGACGACGAGTCTAACGCGATGGATGACATTGTGTACACAACCCACTTGTTTCGGGCatttggcgctgctggggatGACGTGGCTGCCCAGACGTTTGCGACTCCAccgcgtgtgcgtctcttcgCCAGTCCTGCCATCCTGCAGGAATACCGCCGAGCCCTTTCCATACAGCGCAAGCTGTACTACGCAACCGACGGGGCtacgacggcggcgcagcgtcaTCGCGGAAAGAGCCGCACCTTCGTGTCGTGCATGTACGACACTGTCATGGCCGCCGTGCACGCGGGTGTGGCAGCAGTAAAGCAGCATCCACTTCACGCGCGCTCtgcttcctctgcctcttttgTCTCTGGTGAGATGAGGCACTTTGTTTCCATGTACCCACCTGCGCTTCCTGTCGTCTCTGacacagcgccgtcgccaaaGCTCTCTACACCGTCGGTGACTGTATCGCTGGAGTCATTGGTTTATCAGCAAGGGTGCTACGCTGAGCATCTTCTCACTTTTACGCCGCTCTACCGCTGGTTTGCATGCTTGGAGCTCTTATTTCCACTGCTACAGAGCGGGCAGCGGTACTCTGACGCCAACGCCTGCCTGCACCACCTACTCTATGAGCCGATCTTCGTGCTGCATCACCTTCCAGTGAGcggctctcgctctcccatTTCCCCGGTCACCTATGCGTTTTGCTTCAAGCCGCACAAACGCGGGAAGTGGCTGGCGCGGATGGCCCAGAACCTCTCGCACCAGAAGCGTTACGCAGAGGCGCTTGCAGTGCTGGAAGAGTGCCAGGCGGGGTATCACGAGCTGGCAAGTCACGCGATGGGCGACGCGCGCTTGgcgcccgccgccgctgccgttggtaACGGCGTCTATGTAGCGAGTGCCAAGTGGCTGCCGTGTGACGTCATGACCAATTctacagcagctgcgctctGCGACGTGCTTATGGGCAATCGCTCTCCAACCAGTGAGTCTGCGTTGCCTCTAAAGGTGCAGCGTCGTGGTCGCATGCTTCGTGTACTctggggtgctgctgctgctgcttctgtgTTACCTGCCGCCAATAATAGCACCACTTCTCTACCGCAGGCAGAGAAGCCATCGCCAGTCTCTCTCGCGTTACTTCATGCAGCGTGGGAGTACGTGCGGGATCggtactgccgccgccaggaCCGGCTAACACTGGAGAGGTTGTTGGCAGTGGTGCACCGCAAGGTGCATCAGTGGACTTCACTAGCAGCGCATCGGGATTTGGCAACTCGTTCTCTCGTAGACGTGGCTGTGCGCCACGTTGGCGGTGTGCGAGATGCACTGAACCGAATACTTTGGCGTGAGCCTAGCGTTCAAGCACATGGGCTCACAACTACATCAACAGGCGGGGTAGTGAGGGCGGCAAAATCTATGACTCCAAGTGAGGTGCGCAACCCGCAGCATCACCCTGCCTTGCCGGTTGAGCTATTCGTTCTTCAGCACTACCTGAACCGATGGAATGGTGCCTCGTCGACGACGgccacagctgcaggacTTGCGACTGTTCCGCAGCATCGGAGGCGAAACGACACAATGGCGACCGACCCTCCCAAGGGGGAAACTGAGAGAAGCGACGGCATTGGCGACGTGAAGGTGGCCTCTATGTGGTGTGGGGAGCACTGTGAGGGTCAGTGGATTGCCTGTTTTGCTCGCGCTTTCTTGTGGGACTGCTACTGGTCATTTCCCCCTGTCTTTTTCCCGCTCGACGGATTCCCAGTCAATGCATGCGACCACAAGTCTAACCGGCCGCCGCTACAGACCTGTCCGACCCACGGGGTACTCTGGCTCTCTGCGTTCCAGGACGGCCCACTTGACTTGGCCACCCCTATTCAGTTTTTATGGCGCCGACGTGCCTTGGTCGAGGCACGCCTGGCGAAGCTGGAGCGCTGCACGAGGGAGGAGTTGGTAGACTTTGTGGCTGCCCGCATCAAGGTGGCAGGGAACACCGAAGGGGCAAGGCCGAGCAAGGCCAGAgcgcgagggagagacacagagGTTGAAGCACCACGTGCGGAAGATGACGTAGTTCAACGAGCGGATGAGGACGAGGGCTACAGCGGGGACGAGGAGCGAGAACGCCATCGACATAGTCGCGATGAGGGCGGCCGCAGCCCACGTCGCCCCCGCTACACCGCaagggtggaggagaggtgcTGTGTTAGCAATGACGAGAACTCGGTGCGGATTGCGTCTTCCTTTTCGGCAACGCCACTGCTTTTCACTGAGTTCACGACGCCGTCGCTTCTGCTTGGGCAGGTGGGGCGGGAGGCGAGTGCAGAGATGGAAAGGGTGGGGTTGATGAGAGAAAGCGGTGACGCATCACTTTCCTCCTGCTCTTCCACGCTTGCCATTCCAGAGGCATGGAAGGTGCCAGTTgggtcgctgccgctgcttgaCATCCTCCGTGCCATCCCACTCGAGCCACTTTGGCGGCTTTTGCGGTGCCTGTATCTCAGCCCAGTCACAGAAGGCGTGCCGCTGGAGTTTTCTGGTTTCCCCGACTTGGTCTTCTGGCGCActggcggctgcggtggtggtaacTACAGATATGCGGCAATTCAACCCTCGGCGGAGGAAAGCTCTACTGTGCTGCGAGCCTCTTTCTGCTTAATGGAGGTAAAGAGCCCCAACGACTGCTTGAGCACAAAGCAGATCGCTGTAAACGATCTACTGCGTCGCTGTGGCTTCGAGGTCTTCGTCGTGCACGTGGATGAGGTGCACGACGATGGGAGGCGCGTCAGCACCAAATGCATCCGCTag